From the Luteolibacter arcticus genome, one window contains:
- a CDS encoding aldo/keto reductase — protein sequence MYSADPTRYDGRMPFRRCGDSGLLLPEISLGCWHNFGHVDDQHEARAILRRAFDRGVTHFDLANNYGPPPGSAEENVGRILAEDFSAHRDELIISSKAGHEMWQGPYGEWGSRKHVLASLDQSLKRLRLDYVDIFYSHRPDKNTRLEETMSALATAVSSGRALYVGLSKYPPKMLKQAVKILKDMGVRCLIYQPPYSILNRWPEAEGIHDWLEEKGIGSIVFSPLAQGMLTGKYVDGIPAGSRAARAEGFLQTAQVEAQIEKIRALHRFADDLGMSLQHLALRWVLSQSAVTSAIIGARTVAQLDDSLAAFQAPSLDKEALEIIDAIAPAVKKDDAEG from the coding sequence ACTCCGCCGATCCCACCCGCTATGATGGCCGCATGCCCTTCCGTCGCTGCGGCGACTCCGGCCTGCTGCTGCCCGAAATTTCACTCGGCTGCTGGCACAACTTCGGCCACGTCGATGACCAGCACGAGGCCCGTGCCATCCTGCGCCGTGCCTTCGATCGCGGCGTCACCCACTTCGACCTCGCCAACAACTACGGCCCACCTCCCGGCAGCGCCGAGGAGAATGTCGGCCGCATCCTTGCCGAGGACTTCTCGGCCCATCGCGACGAGCTGATCATCTCGTCCAAAGCCGGCCACGAGATGTGGCAGGGCCCTTACGGCGAATGGGGCTCGCGCAAGCACGTCCTCGCTTCGCTCGACCAGTCGCTCAAGCGCTTGCGCCTCGACTATGTGGACATCTTCTACTCGCATCGCCCGGACAAGAACACGCGGCTTGAGGAAACCATGTCCGCCCTCGCCACCGCGGTGTCCTCCGGCCGGGCACTCTACGTGGGCCTCTCGAAATACCCGCCGAAGATGCTCAAGCAGGCGGTGAAGATCCTCAAGGACATGGGCGTCCGCTGCCTGATCTATCAGCCGCCTTATTCGATCCTCAACCGCTGGCCCGAAGCCGAAGGCATCCACGATTGGCTGGAGGAGAAAGGCATCGGCTCAATCGTCTTCAGCCCGCTCGCCCAAGGCATGCTCACCGGCAAGTATGTCGATGGCATCCCTGCGGGCTCGCGCGCCGCGCGTGCCGAGGGCTTCCTGCAAACGGCACAGGTGGAAGCGCAGATCGAGAAGATCCGCGCACTGCATCGCTTCGCGGATGACCTAGGGATGAGCCTCCAGCATCTCGCCCTGCGTTGGGTGCTCAGCCAGAGCGCCGTCACCTCCGCCATCATCGGCGCCCGCACCGTGGCGCAGCTCGATGACTCGCTCGCCGCGTTCCAAGCTCCTTCGTTGGATAAGGAAGCGCTGGAGATCATCGACGCCATCGCCCCGGCGGTGAAGAAGGACGACGCCGAGGGATGA